Below is a genomic region from Bacillota bacterium.
AAGATACCCGTTGGGCTCTGGAGGAAAACGGGTAATGATCTGGTCGTGTTTGCCGGACTCGAGATCTTCAATCATGATGTTCCGAATAAAGTTAGACGGTGTCGGCTTCTCTGTCATCTGCGCTCACCTTTCTATTTCTATTAGACTTTCTTTTCCCCGCCTGCGATATACTTATATTAGTCCCCGTTGCCCTTCTATCGACAACTCTCGGAGAGTAAAAGACCCAAACCTTGCCGTGTCTACGCGCCTCCGGGGGGATGAAGACCATTGCCATTCCAACCCCATATTTTCCCACTGTGCGTCTATAAATAGGTTTTCTTTACCATCTTGGCATTTACCTGCCCACTACGCCGTTAGGGGTTTAACTCCCGGCATTTTGAGGTAGAAAATATTGGAAATACCACACTACTAACCTGGAGGTGGCTGCTGCCTTGGAACTAGATAATGCGTTACTTGCCTTTGCCCTTACCCTCTTTGCCGGTGTCTCCACGGGGATTGGCAGTGCCTTGGCCTTTTTTACCAAACGTACTAATACCGCTCTTCTCTCCGTTGCGCTGGGTTTTTCCGCCGGCGTGATGATCTATGTATCTATGATCGAAATCTTTGTCAAGGCCGAGACCGCACTAATCAGTGAACTGGGACCGGTGGTCGGGCGTTGGGTCAACGTTGCCGCGTTTTTTGGTGGGATGGCACTAATTGCCCTGATCGACCGGTTTGTCCCGGAACATGGCAACCCCCACCAACCCCGGACCGTTGAGGAAATGGAAGAAGAGGCCACACCTGTCGAGAACAATTCCAAACATGATCCCCTGATGCGAATGGGGATTCTAGCCGCGATATCTATTGCCATTCATAACTTTCCCGAAGGGCTGGCAACCTTCACCGCGGCCCTCAAGGACCCTAGCCTCGGCGTGGCCATCGCCATCGCAGTTGCCATTCACAACATCCCTGAGGGAATCGCCGTAGCAGTCCCAATCTTTTATGCCACTGGCAACCGAAAAAAGGCCGCAGGGTACTCCTTTCTGTCAGGACTTTCGGAACCCTTGGGGGCATTGGTTGGATATGTGTTTCTAGCCCGTTTTTTCACCGATACTCTCTTTGGTCTCCTCTTTGCCTCGGTGGCGGGAATTATGGTGTTCATCTCCTTGGACGAACTGTTACCGGCAGCTAGAGAGTATGGTCGCGCCCACTTGGCAATCTATGGGGTTATCGGCGGCATGGCCGTCATGGCCTTGAGCCTATTGCTGTTGGGCTGACAATGACGGCAGCCACACTACACCGCAGAATAAGGGACCAACCCGCTGACCAGTACAGAAGGCAGCGGGTCTTGGCCATCTAGTTTTCCTTCCATTCTATCCGAGCGAAGATCGGGTAGTGATCACTGACATATACCCCATCGGGTCTGTCCTCAATTACTTGATAGGAACTGGCCTGTAACTCCCCCGTTGTAAAGATATAGTCAATCACCTGGCGTTCTTCCACTCGCCCATATCCGTGGAAAGTTCCCTTTCCGCCATCGGGAAAGCCGGCGGCAGCATTGATCCAAGAGCCT
It encodes:
- the zupT gene encoding zinc transporter ZupT, with protein sequence MELDNALLAFALTLFAGVSTGIGSALAFFTKRTNTALLSVALGFSAGVMIYVSMIEIFVKAETALISELGPVVGRWVNVAAFFGGMALIALIDRFVPEHGNPHQPRTVEEMEEEATPVENNSKHDPLMRMGILAAISIAIHNFPEGLATFTAALKDPSLGVAIAIAVAIHNIPEGIAVAVPIFYATGNRKKAAGYSFLSGLSEPLGALVGYVFLARFFTDTLFGLLFASVAGIMVFISLDELLPAAREYGRAHLAIYGVIGGMAVMALSLLLLG